The following are from one region of the Segatella oris genome:
- the queA gene encoding tRNA preQ1(34) S-adenosylmethionine ribosyltransferase-isomerase QueA codes for MKLSQFKFNLAEEQVALYPHSFTRVFENEDGTKDSFQVTRRDECRLMVLHKRSGQIEMFKKDSKGNPIEGEYLDFRNILDYFGEGDTFIFNDTKVFPARLYGTKEKTDAKIEVFLLRELNPEMRLWDVLVEPARKIRIGNKLFFDETGTMVAEVIDNTTSRGRTLRFLYDCDHEEFKRELFALGEAPLPRYIIDNREEPHATPEDLEDFQTVFAKNEGAVTAPATGLHFSRELMKRMEIRGIHDAYITLHCGLGNFNSIEVEDLTKHKMDSEQMIVSAEACQRVNQTKRERHHVLAVGVSVVKATETAVGTDGMLKEYDGWTNKFIFPPYDFDLADSMVANFYHPYSTLLMTTAAFGGYEAVMECYNLAAENGYMFGCYGDALLIVDD; via the coding sequence ATGAAGTTATCACAGTTCAAATTTAATCTGGCTGAGGAGCAAGTTGCACTCTATCCTCATAGTTTCACCCGAGTGTTTGAAAATGAAGATGGAACTAAGGACAGTTTCCAGGTAACGCGTCGTGACGAATGTCGACTGATGGTTTTGCACAAACGGTCTGGACAGATAGAGATGTTCAAGAAGGATTCTAAAGGTAATCCCATTGAAGGAGAGTATCTCGACTTCCGCAATATCCTTGATTATTTCGGCGAAGGTGATACTTTTATTTTCAATGATACAAAGGTTTTCCCTGCACGTCTCTATGGAACGAAAGAAAAAACGGATGCAAAAATCGAAGTGTTTCTGCTTAGAGAACTGAACCCGGAGATGCGTTTGTGGGACGTTCTCGTTGAACCTGCGCGTAAAATACGCATTGGTAACAAGCTGTTCTTTGATGAAACAGGTACGATGGTGGCTGAAGTTATCGACAATACCACCAGTCGTGGCCGTACACTTCGCTTTCTCTATGATTGTGATCACGAGGAATTCAAGCGCGAACTCTTCGCTTTGGGAGAGGCTCCCCTGCCTCGTTATATCATTGACAATCGCGAAGAACCGCATGCAACTCCTGAAGATCTGGAAGACTTCCAGACGGTGTTTGCAAAGAATGAAGGTGCTGTGACGGCTCCTGCAACAGGCTTACATTTCAGTCGTGAACTGATGAAACGCATGGAAATCCGTGGCATTCATGATGCTTATATCACACTACATTGTGGATTGGGAAACTTCAATTCAATTGAAGTGGAAGACCTCACAAAGCATAAAATGGACTCAGAACAGATGATTGTTTCGGCTGAAGCATGTCAGCGTGTGAACCAGACGAAGCGCGAAAGGCATCATGTTTTAGCAGTTGGTGTAAGCGTTGTGAAGGCTACAGAGACTGCCGTCGGCACTGATGGCATGCTGAAAGAATATGACGGTTGGACCAACAAGTTTATCTTCCCGCCTTATGACTTCGACTTGGCAGACTCAATGGTGGCTAATTTCTATCATCCTTATTCTACGCTTCTGATGACAACAGCGGCCTTTGGTGGCTATGAGGCAGTGATGGAATGTTATAATTTGGCAGCTGAAAATGGCTATATGTTTGGCTGTTACGGTGATGCCTTGTTGATCGTTGATGATTGA
- the folK gene encoding 2-amino-4-hydroxy-6-hydroxymethyldihydropteridine diphosphokinase: MIDKGLKVALHTVYLSLGSNIGNRKRNMRDAVRYLEANVGTVLRQSDLLETEPWGFDSPNLFINMCVCIETPLLPQQLLEVTQAIERKMGRTEKSVGEQYADRIIDIDILLYDSLQIDEPDLQIPHPFMHERDFVMIPLRQILK, translated from the coding sequence ATGATTGATAAAGGGCTGAAAGTGGCTTTGCATACGGTTTATTTGAGTTTAGGATCGAATATCGGAAACCGAAAGCGTAACATGCGCGATGCTGTCCGATATCTTGAGGCAAATGTCGGTACGGTGCTTAGACAGTCTGATTTGCTCGAAACTGAACCTTGGGGATTTGATTCTCCAAATCTTTTTATCAATATGTGTGTGTGCATTGAGACGCCTTTATTGCCTCAACAGTTGCTTGAGGTAACACAGGCGATAGAGCGGAAAATGGGGAGAACGGAGAAATCTGTAGGTGAACAGTATGCCGATCGTATCATAGACATTGATATTCTGCTCTATGATAGCCTGCAAATTGATGAGCCTGACCTGCAAATTCCTCATCCTTTTATGCATGAACGCGATTTTGTAATGATCCCATTACGGCAGATATTGAAATAA
- a CDS encoding ChaN family lipoprotein has product MRIIKNLRLFCCVIILFMAANMRAEKQPEAYRLYDNKGKAITYDQLVKALSKVDVVFVGEIHNCVITHWLELKLLESLYKVHGKQLKMGLEMFESDNQLILDEYLQRQITGERFEDEARLWPNYSTDYAPLIDFAREHHMPVVATNVPRRYATAVKEHGLTYLDSLSLEAKSYMAPLPIRFQQNENVAQGFALMELMGKNKKANAQQIAEAQAIKDATMAWRIAQHLQGKFIHFNGNFHTDSRDGIIPYLLQYKPGITYAVVRAVRQEDISHLEDDYKGIADYYICVPEDMITSY; this is encoded by the coding sequence ATGAGAATAATCAAGAATTTACGTTTGTTTTGCTGTGTCATCATCTTGTTCATGGCAGCTAATATGAGGGCCGAGAAACAGCCCGAAGCCTATCGTTTGTACGACAATAAAGGTAAAGCAATCACTTATGACCAGTTGGTGAAAGCGCTTTCCAAGGTAGATGTGGTCTTTGTTGGTGAGATCCATAACTGCGTTATCACGCATTGGCTGGAGCTGAAGCTGTTGGAAAGTCTCTACAAAGTGCATGGAAAGCAGTTGAAAATGGGCTTAGAGATGTTTGAAAGCGATAACCAACTCATCTTGGATGAGTATCTTCAACGTCAGATTACAGGCGAACGCTTTGAAGATGAAGCCCGACTTTGGCCGAATTACAGCACGGATTATGCCCCATTGATAGACTTTGCACGTGAGCACCACATGCCTGTTGTGGCGACAAATGTGCCACGTCGTTATGCCACTGCCGTGAAAGAGCATGGCCTTACCTATCTTGATTCGCTTTCGCTAGAGGCAAAATCCTATATGGCTCCATTGCCTATCCGTTTTCAGCAGAATGAAAACGTGGCACAAGGTTTTGCACTTATGGAGCTGATGGGCAAGAACAAGAAGGCCAATGCGCAGCAGATTGCCGAGGCGCAGGCTATCAAGGATGCTACAATGGCTTGGCGGATAGCACAGCATCTGCAGGGAAAGTTCATTCATTTCAATGGTAACTTTCACACCGATAGCCGTGATGGAATCATTCCTTACCTGTTACAATATAAGCCAGGCATTACTTATGCAGTGGTAAGGGCAGTGCGTCAAGAGGATATTTCGCATTTGGAAGACGACTACAAAGGCATTGCCGATTATTATATCTGTGTGCCCGAAGACATGATTACGTCATACTAA